The sequence GGTCAACGGCAACCAGAACTGGATCTCCCTCGGCGGCTCCTTCCAGATCCAGCCCAGCGAGTTCGGCAAGCTCGCCCTGGTGCTGTGGGGCGCGGACCTGATCGCCCGCAAGCAGGAGAGGAGGCTGCTGGCCCAGTGGAAGCACATGCTGGTCCCCCTGGTCCCGGTCACCTTCCTGCTGCTCGGACTGATCATGCTGGGCGGCGACATGGGCACCGCGATCATCCTCACGGCGATCCTCTTCGGCCTGCTGTGGCTCGCCGGCGCGCCGACCCGGCTGTTCGCCGGGGTACTGTCGGTGGCCGGACTGATCGGGGTGCTCCTGATCAAGACCAGCCCCAACCGGATGGCCCGGCTCGCCTGCATCGGCGCCACCGAGCCCAAGAGCGGGGTCGCCGACTGCTGGCAGGCCGTGCACGGGATCTACGCGCTCGCCTCCGGCGGACTCTTCGGCTCCGGACTCGGTGCGAGTGTGGAAAAATGGGGCCAACTCCCGGAAGCCCACACGGACTTCATCTTCGCCGTCACCGGTGAGGAACTGGGTCTGGCCGGGACGCTGTCGGTGCTCGCCCTGTTCGCGGCTCTAGGCTATGCGGGTATCCGCGTGGCCGGACGCACGGAGGACCCCTTCGTGAGGTACGCCGCGGGAGGCGTGACCACCTGGATCACCGCCCAGGCGGTGATCAACATCGGTGCGGTGCTCGGCCTGCTGCCGATCGCCGGCGTCCCGCTCCCGCTGTTCTCCTACGGAGGGTCCGCCCTGCTGCCGACCATGTTCGCCATCGGGCTGCTGATCGCCTTCGCGCGCGACGAGCCCGCTGCGCGGGCAGCGCTTGCGATGCGGCAACCCCGCTTTGGTAAAAAGCGGGCGGGAGGCTCCGGTGCCGAGCGGGGGCCTCGGAGATGGAACACGATGCGACGGCGTGCCTCGGCGGCGCGTTCGTCCGGAGAGCGGTGAATTTCGGTGCATGTCGTACTCGCCGGTGGGGGGACCGCCGGCCACATCGAGCCCGCGCTCGCCCTCGCGGACGCCCTGCGCAGGCAGGACCCGACCGTGGGGATCACGGCCCTGGGCACGGAGCGCGGCCTGGAGACCCGGCTCGTCCCGGAGCGCGGCTATGAACTGGCACTGATCCCGGCGGTGCCGCTGCCCCGCAAGCCCACTCCCGAGCTGATCACCGTCCCGGGCCGGCTGCGCGGCACGATCAAGGCCGCGGAGCAGATCCTGGAGCGCACCAAGGCGGACGTCGTGGTCGGCTTCGGCGGCTATGTCGCGCTGCCCGGCTACCTGGCCGCCAAGCGCCTCGGGGTGCCCATCGTGATCCACGAGGCCAACGCCCGTCCCGGCCTGGCCAACAAGATCGGCTCGCGCTACGCGGCCCGGGTCGCCGTCTCCACCCCGGACAGCAAGCTGCGCGACGCCCGCTACATCGGCATCCCGCTGCGCCGCTCCATCGCCACGCTGGACCGCGCCGCCGTCCGTCCCGAGGCCCGCCACCGCTTCGGCCTCGACCCCAACCTGCCCACGCTGCTCGTCTCCGGCGGCTCGCAGGGCGCCCGGCGGCTGAACGAGGTGACGCAGACGGTCGCTCCCTGGCTCCAGCAGGCCGGTATCCAGATCCTGCACGCGGTCGGCCCGAAGAACGAACTGCCGCAGGTGCAGCAGATGCCGGGAATGCCCCCCTACATCCCGGTAAGTTACCTGGATCGGATGGACCTCGCGTACGCCGCGGCCGACATGATGCTCTGCCGCGCGGGCGCGATGACCGTGGCCGAACTCTCCGCCGTGGGCCTGCCGGCCGCGTACGTCCCGCTGCCCATCGGCAACGGCGAACAGCGGCTGAACGCCCAGCCGGTGGTGAAGGCCGGCGGCGGACTCCTCGTCGACGACGCGGAACTGACGCCCGAGTGGGTGCAGCAGCACGTGCTGCCCGTGCTCGCCGACCCGCACCGGCTGTACGAGATGTCCCGCTCGGCCAGCGAGTTCGGCCGCCGGGACGCCGACGAGCTGCTCGTCGGCATGGTGTACGAGGCGATCGCCTCGCGCCGTTAGGACCGTATGACGAAAGGCAGTGACGGTGGCCGGACCGACTACCGCCGAGCGCGGAGAACGCCAGCAGGGGTCGTCCGGTCCGCCGCCCGCCCGCGGCCCCGGTCGGCGCCTTCGTACGATCGTCATCCTGGCCGTGGTCGTCGTGCTGCTCGGGGCCGGTGGTGCCTGGGTGTTGTACGGCTCGCAGTGGCTGCGGGTGCGGCACGTCTCGGTGTCCGGCACGCTGGTGCTGACCCCGGCACAGGTCCGCGAGGCGGCGGACGCGCCCGTCGGAGCGCCGATGGCGTCCGTCGACACGGACGCCATCGCGGCCCGGATCCGCCGGAAACTGCCCCGGGTCGACACCGTGGACGTGGTGCGTTCCTGGCCCCGGGGAATCGACCTGAAAGTGAGCGAACGCACTCCGGTCCTACTGATCCGAAAGGGCCGGAACTTCGTCGAAGTCGACGACGAAGGTGTCCGTTTCGCGACGGTTCCGCAGGCGCCGAAAGGCGTTCCCGGCCTGGAATTGTCCGCCTCCCGGAAGGGTCCCGGCGCGGCCAGCCTGCGGCGGTTCGGCACCGGCCGGCTGGTGCGCGCGGCCGTCCGGGTCGCCGGCGACCTGCCCGCCCCCGTGGCGCGTACCGCCCGGACCGTCCGGGTGCGTTCCTACGACGCCGTCTCGGTCGAGTTGGGCGACGGCCGCACGGTGGCCTGGGGCAGCGACGAGCACGGCCGCGCGAAGGCACGGGCCCTCACGGCTCTCATGAAAGCAGCTCCGGGCGCACGGTACTTCGACGTCACCGTTCCCACCGCCCCTGCGTCATCAGGGAGTTGACGCACATCAGCCCAGGCCAGCCCCCTGGTTGGGCACCGCTACGGCTGATCACATAGGGTGAAAAGAAAAACGGGAGGTTCGGCGTGTTCGTTGAACGGGCGCCACTTGTCGACTTAGTGTCCTGTTCGGAAGACTCCAGGGAACAGACACACTGGTAACCCTAAACTTCAGGGTTAGGGTTCGGGTCGGCGCTACGGACCGTCCCATTCGGCATCCGTCGTCCCGGCGCGGGGCACCGCCCGGCGGCGACAACGTAATTCGAGGCGAGAGGCCTTCGACGTGGCAGCACCGCAGAACTACCTCGCAGTCATCAAGGTCATCGGTGTCGGCGGCGGTGGTGTCAATGCCATCAACCGGATGATCGAGGTCGGTCTCAAGGGCGTCGAGTTCATCGCCATCAACACCGACGCACAGGCGCTGTTGATGAGCGACGCCGACGTCAAGCTCGACGTCGGCCGCGAACTCACCCGCGGACTCGGCGCCGGAGCCAACCCGGCCGTCGGCCGCAAGGCCGCCGAGGACCACCGCGAGGAGATCGAGGAGGTCCTCAAGGGGGCCGACATGGTCTTCGTGACGGCCGGTGAAGGCGGCGGCACCGGCACCGGCGGCGCGCCCGTCGTGGCCAACATCGCGCGCTCGCTCGGCGCCCTCACCATCGGCGTGGTCACGCGCCCGTTCACCTTCGAGGGACGGCGCCGCGCGAACCAGGCCGAGGACGGCATCGCCGAACTGCGCGAAGAGGTCGACACCCTCATCGTCATCCCGAACGACCGGCTGCTGTCCATCTCGGACCGCCAGGTCTCGGTCCTGGACGCCTTCAAGTCCGCGGACCAGGTCCTGCTCTCCGGTGTTCAGGGCATCACCGACCTCATCACCACCCCCGGTCTGATCAACCTGGACTTCGCCGACGTGAAGTCGGTCATGTCCGAGGCCGGTTCGGCCCTCATGGGCATCGGCTCGGCCCGCGGCGACGACCGCGCGGTGGCCGCCGCCGAGATGGCGATCTCCTCGCCGCTGCTGGAGGCGTCCATCGACGGCGCCCGGGGCGTGCTGCTCTCCATCTCCGGCGGCTCCGACCTCGGCCTCTTCGAGATCAACGAGGCCGCTCAGCTGGTCAGCGAGGCCGCCCACCCCGAGGCCAACATCATCTTCGGCGCGGTCAT comes from Streptomyces sp. SCL15-4 and encodes:
- the ftsZ gene encoding cell division protein FtsZ, producing the protein MAAPQNYLAVIKVIGVGGGGVNAINRMIEVGLKGVEFIAINTDAQALLMSDADVKLDVGRELTRGLGAGANPAVGRKAAEDHREEIEEVLKGADMVFVTAGEGGGTGTGGAPVVANIARSLGALTIGVVTRPFTFEGRRRANQAEDGIAELREEVDTLIVIPNDRLLSISDRQVSVLDAFKSADQVLLSGVQGITDLITTPGLINLDFADVKSVMSEAGSALMGIGSARGDDRAVAAAEMAISSPLLEASIDGARGVLLSISGGSDLGLFEINEAAQLVSEAAHPEANIIFGAVIDDALGDEVRVTVIAAGFDGGQPPARRENVLGSASGSAPARREEPAPARPSEPSRPSFGSLGSVKPKEEPEPAPEPVPDIPVAPPVTPAPRTYSDSAAEELDVPDFLK
- the ftsW gene encoding putative lipid II flippase FtsW, which produces MPGSRTGRPPVQRASRRPASPRIPRENPVQRFYTRARKAWDRPLTAYYLILGGSVLITVLGLVMVYSASQITALQLSLPGSYFFRKQFLAALIGGALLFAASRMPVKLHRALAYPILAAAVFLMALVQVPGIGMSVNGNQNWISLGGSFQIQPSEFGKLALVLWGADLIARKQERRLLAQWKHMLVPLVPVTFLLLGLIMLGGDMGTAIILTAILFGLLWLAGAPTRLFAGVLSVAGLIGVLLIKTSPNRMARLACIGATEPKSGVADCWQAVHGIYALASGGLFGSGLGASVEKWGQLPEAHTDFIFAVTGEELGLAGTLSVLALFAALGYAGIRVAGRTEDPFVRYAAGGVTTWITAQAVINIGAVLGLLPIAGVPLPLFSYGGSALLPTMFAIGLLIAFARDEPAARAALAMRQPRFGKKRAGGSGAERGPRRWNTMRRRASAARSSGER
- a CDS encoding cell division protein FtsQ/DivIB, encoding MAGPTTAERGERQQGSSGPPPARGPGRRLRTIVILAVVVVLLGAGGAWVLYGSQWLRVRHVSVSGTLVLTPAQVREAADAPVGAPMASVDTDAIAARIRRKLPRVDTVDVVRSWPRGIDLKVSERTPVLLIRKGRNFVEVDDEGVRFATVPQAPKGVPGLELSASRKGPGAASLRRFGTGRLVRAAVRVAGDLPAPVARTARTVRVRSYDAVSVELGDGRTVAWGSDEHGRAKARALTALMKAAPGARYFDVTVPTAPASSGS
- the murG gene encoding undecaprenyldiphospho-muramoylpentapeptide beta-N-acetylglucosaminyltransferase, translated to MHVVLAGGGTAGHIEPALALADALRRQDPTVGITALGTERGLETRLVPERGYELALIPAVPLPRKPTPELITVPGRLRGTIKAAEQILERTKADVVVGFGGYVALPGYLAAKRLGVPIVIHEANARPGLANKIGSRYAARVAVSTPDSKLRDARYIGIPLRRSIATLDRAAVRPEARHRFGLDPNLPTLLVSGGSQGARRLNEVTQTVAPWLQQAGIQILHAVGPKNELPQVQQMPGMPPYIPVSYLDRMDLAYAAADMMLCRAGAMTVAELSAVGLPAAYVPLPIGNGEQRLNAQPVVKAGGGLLVDDAELTPEWVQQHVLPVLADPHRLYEMSRSASEFGRRDADELLVGMVYEAIASRR